Below is a genomic region from Microbacterium sp. KUDC0406.
CCTGGAGGCCGCGTCGACGGCTGAGCCCGCACGGGGCGCGCGATGGTGGCGGAGCTCCAGGTTGCAGGCTCCGACAGAGGCGGCGTCCGATCCCGCTCCGGGTCCGCGTCGTTCGCCGAACCCGGCCCCCGACCCGCAGGCCGAGGCGCGGTCCGATGCATCGCCTCCCGGTCCGCGCCGGTCTCCGACGCCCGATCCCGCTCCGCTTCGTTCGCCGAGTCCGGCCGCCGACTCGACGTCTGCCGCGCGGTCCGAGGCATCCGTCTCCGGCCGCCGCCGATCCTCGACTCCCGACTCCGTGCCGGGGCCCCGCCGGTCGCAGAATCCGGATCCGTCCGCCGACGACACGGTTCCGCCCGTCCCCACTCCGACGACTCCGGTCTCCCGGCTCGAGCCGATCCCGTGGGAGCCGGCCGCTCCGCCGGCATCCGACGGGTCCGCGTACCGGCGCCGCCGCCGGCTCATCATCGTGCTGGCCGCGATCGTCGCGGTGCTGGTCATCGCCGGCGCCGTCTTCGCGTTCGTGTTCTCGCAGTCGCTGCGCGTGATGGGCGTGGACGTCGATCCGGCCCGCGCCATCGAGGCCTCCGGGACGACCCTCACCTTCGACACCAACCACGACCTCGCCGCCGTCGAGGCGTCGCAGGTCGCGGTCGAGCCCGCCGTGCCGTTCACCGTACATGTCGACGGCAGCAGCCTCGGCATCCGATTCACCGACGCGCTCGACGACAAGACCGAGTACAGCGTCACCGTGCAGGATGCCGCGGCCAAGGGCGGAAGCCCGACGGCAGACCTCTCCACCACCTTCACCACGCCCGAGTCGCAGATCTTCCTGCTGCAGCGCAGCGACAAGAACGACAAGATCTTCCGGTCCGACCTGTCCGGCGAGAACGGCGTGCCGGTCTTCACCAGCTCGAAGATCGTCGACTTCCGGGCCACTCCCGATGCTCTGGCCGTCGTCGTCGAGGACGACGACGGTTCACGACTGATCGTCATGGACCGCAAGGGCGAGAAGCAGCGCGACCTGAAGCTGCCCGGCGACGGATTCATCACCAGCCTGCAGGTCTCCGACCGCGGTGGACTCGTCGGATACACCTACTCCGACGCCGACGTGACCGAGACGAGCGGCCGGGCGAGCGTGCTGGTCACGCAGCCGCTCGACGGCTCGAGCGGGCCGTCGGTCGTGCAGGTGGACGGCGAGGACGCCGGCGTCTCGGACTGGGAGTTCGTGCCGGACTCCTCGAAGGTGCTGTTCGTCGACTTCTCCAACGCGCTCACCCTCGACGACCGGCGGGGGGATGCCGGTTCGAAGGACTTCGGGCTCGTGGCCGAGCTGCTCGGGACGACGCGCGACACGGCGATCATCGAGCGCACCGAGGGGACGTTCGTCGAGCTCTCGCTCGAGGACGGCACCGAGGCGCCGCTGCCGGCCACGGACCCCGACTACGGCCTGCCCTCCGAGATCGTGCCGTTCAACGGCGGCACCCTGCAGCACATCGTGCAGCGGAACGACTCCGGTGCCCCCACCGGTCAGGCGGTCATCCGTGTCGACCGCGAAGGTGCGGCGACGCCCGTGCTCGAGGTCGGCGACGACTCCGCGATCATGCAGATGTGCGCATCGCCGAGCGGGCAGTACGCCGCCGTCACGGTCGCCCCCGACATCGCCGACAATCCCTACGACGATCTGCTGCTGCCGCTGCCGACGACGCTGCACACGACGCTTCTCGACCTGCGCACGGGCGATCAGCTGGTGACCCTGTCGGGCTTCGATGTGTCGTGGTGCGGAAGCGCCCCGCAGCCATGACGTCGCTGCGTCCCGCGACCCGTGCCGACCTCATCGGACTCCCGGCCGACGTGGCGCCGCTCCTGCTCGGCGCCGAGCTGATCACCGCCGTGGACGGCGACGAGAAGGTGCGGCTGCGGATCACCGAGGTCGAGGCCTACCACGGCAAGGGCACGGGTCCGGTGCCCGACCCCGGGTCGCACGCCCGGATGGGCCCGACCGCGCGCAACGCCACGATGTGGGGCGAGCCGGGGCACCTGTACGTGTATCTCAGCCACGGCATCCACTCCTGCGTCAATGTGGTGTGCGGGCCGGAGGGTGAGGCGGGCGGTGTGCTGCTGCGCGCCGGCGAGATCGTCGGCGGAGCGGATGCCGCAGCCGCACGATCCGGTCGCACCGGACGCGACCTCGCCCGCGGACCCGGCCGCCTCGGTCAGGCGATCGGCCTGCGGCATGCTCTGCATGACGGGATCGACGCGATCACCGGCATCCCGCAGAACGGCGCGACCGCCGTGCTGCTGCTGGGCGAGCCGCTCGAGGAGATCGCCGCCGGTCCGCGCGTCGGCGTCGCGGGGCTGGCGGGAACGGATGCCTACCCGTGGCGCTTCTGGGTTCCCGGCGACCGCACGGTGTCGCCGTTCCGCTGGGGCCGTGGCGCCGCAGAGGCCGCCGCAGCACGCGCAGGCCGTTGAGCGAGGGAGCTTGCGACCGAGACGAAACGCTTCCACGTCCGCTCGGCGCGTTTCGTCTCTGCGTTTCGACTCGCCTCCGGCTCGCTCAATGACCGCCTCCGTCGCTCGCTCAACGATCGGGGGAGGGGCGAGCAGCAGCTACTCGCAGCCGCAGGAGCGGCGCACGACCAGCGTGGTCGGGAACGCACGGTACCCGGGTGCCGCGTCGCCGGCCTGCAGCAGGCGGATCGCCTCCTGCGCCATCTCGGCCATCGGCTGCGCTGTCGTGGTCAACGGCGGCCAGGCGTACTCGGCTGCGGCGGTGCCGTCGAAGCTGGCGACCGCGACATCCTCCGGCACGCGGAGTCCGCGTGCGTGCAGTGCGGCCATGAGGCCGACGGCAACCTGGTCGGATGCCGCGAAAGCGGCGCGTGGCCGTTCCGCGGCATCCGCCAGTTCGATCCCCGCCTGATAACCGCCCTCGTATGAGAACGGCGCGTGGATCCGGGCCCCCAGCGGAAGACCAGCGGCCGTGAGCGCGTCTCCCCAGCCGCGCTCACGGTCGTCGAAGATGCTCGCGCTCCCGATGAACGCGATGCTGTGGTAGCCGTGCCCCACGAGATGCTCCACGGCCTGCCGTGCCCCGTCGCGGAAGTCCGCGCCGAGGGCGGGCACCCCGACGGCGCCCGCATACTGGTTGATCAGCACCACCGGGATGCCGAGGTTCTCGACCAGCGCCTGTTCGGCGGCGGTCAGCAGGTCGGCGATGATCAGTCCGCCGATCTGGCGTGCGGTGAGATCCTGGATCTGGTCGGCCGCCGTGGTGTGCTCGCGATCGGTGTTCACGATCAGCAGCGAACGCCCCTGCAGGGCGGCCGCCTCACCGAGTGCGTGGCACAGCTGCGCGAAGAACGGGTTGCGGCTGTCGACCACGAGCATGCCGAACATGTCGGACGAGCCCTTCGACAGCGCACGCGCGGCCGCGTTCGGCCGGTAGCCGAGCACCTTCACGGCGTCGAGCACGCGTTCCCTGGTGAGCGGCGCGACCGACTTCGGACCGTCGTTGAGCACGTAGCTCACCACGGCGGTGCTGACACCGGCGTAGCGGGCGACGTCCGCGCGCGTCACCGTCCGCGCGCGGCTGGTGTGCTCATCCGACATCGGAGGCTCCCGGGGCGTCACCCAGGTCGGGGATCGTCAGGCGCTCGCCGCCGCGTCGGGCCGACTCGTGCGCGATGACGCCGGGCAGCGTGAACCGCGCGGCCTGCCAGGCGTTCACCGGCGGCAGCGTGCCGTCGACGACCGCACGGACGAAGTCGTCCACCAGGAAGTGGTGGCTGCCCTCATGCCCGTTGTGCAGTGAGCGGATCTCGGCCGGGATGCGTTCCCGGTCGTGCACGGCGGCATAGCCCGAGACGAACGCGTCGCGCAGCGCGGGTGCGACGTGCGCGAGCGACGGGTCGTCGGGGGAGAGGGATGCGTGGGTGTCGATCTGTGCGGAGATGTCCTCCACACCCTCCCTGGTCTGCCACACCGTGGTCAGCGCGAGCTGCTCGAAGGAGCCCTCGGTGCCGAACCAGCGGAATCGCGATTCGCGCAGATGCGACGGGTACCCCACCCGGCGGAACTCGTTGATGCGCATCGACCCCCCGGCGGCGAGCTCGAACAGCGCCGTCGCGTTGGAGAAGTCGTTGTCGAACCGGCTGACGTCGCGGTCGAACACCCCGTCGCCGCGATCGTCCCGCACGCCGACGGCCGAGACCGCGGTGGCGTGCGTGGGCCAGGCGCCGAGGACACCGCCGATCGAGTGCGTGGGATACAGCAGCGGCGGATAGCTGGCGGTGGTCTTCCAGTCCTCGCCACCGGAGTACTGGTACGCCTCGTAGAACCCGAGGTCCATGTCGTGCACGTAGTCGCCCTCGCCGTAGAACAGCCGGCCGAAGGCGCCGTCGGCGAGCTTCTTGCGGGCGAACACCGTCGCCGGGTTGTAGTAGCTGGTCTCGCCCATCATGTAGGTGAGCCCGGTCTCGCGGACCGTGTCGATGATCGCGGCGATCTCCTCGGCGGAGATCGCCATGGGCACGGCGGAGTAGACGTGCTTTCCTGCACGCAGCGCCTTGACGACGAGCGGGCCGTGCGTCCAGCGCTGCGTGAAGATCGCGACCGCGTCGACGGGCGAGGCCAGCATCTCGTCGAAGTCGGTGAAGGTGCCGGCGAATCCTGCGGTGCGCACGAGCTCTTCTGCGCGCGCGGGGATCAGATCGGTGACGTAGACGGCCGAGACATCGGGGTGGTGATGGAAGAGCGTGGCGAACTGGCCCGAGAACTGGCCAGCACCGACGATGCCCAGGGAGAACGACATGGATCGAATTCTGACACCGCATATCTACGCGTGTCAACCGAGTCTGTTGCCCGGAATCCTGCGGAATGCAGGAGAAGCACTGCCTCTTGCGCTTTCGCTGTCTACGCGGGTAACCTCACCAGCATCCGAACAGTGAGGAAGAACGATGAAGTCCACCCTTGCGGGCGTCGCGGCTCTCGCCGCCATCGCCCTTGTTCTGACCGGATGCTCCGGTGACGGCGGATCGGGAGACTCCGGCGACTCCGGGGGTTCCGCCAAGCTCGAGATGCAGACCAACTTCGGCGCGACCGACCCGTCGCTCAAGGTGCTCACCGAGATCACCGAGAAGTTCGAGGCCGATCATCCGGACGTGAAGATCGAGCTGGTGCCGTCCACCGACACCTACGAGGCCGACATGAAGGTGCGCCTCGCCTCCGGCGACGTCCCCGACATCTGGGCCACGCACGGATGGTCGCTGCTGCGGTACAGCCAGTTCCTCGAGCCGCTCGACACGCAGCCCTGGGCGAAGAACTTCAATGAGGCCCTCGCGCCGGCGATGCAGAACGACAAGGGGCAGTTCTTCGCGCTGCCGATCGACACCGACGTCGCGGGCATCATGTACAACCGCGACGTGCTGAAGGCGAACGGCATCGACCCGGCGTCGTTGAAGAGCTGGGATGACTTCGACGGCGCGCTCAAGACGCTGAAGGATGCCGGGATCGTCCCGATCTCGTCGTCGGGCAAGGACAGCTGGTTCGCCGGCAACATCACCGACTTCATCGGCTCGGGCGACTTCACCGAGAAGCAGTTCGACGGCTTCAAGGACGGCACCTTCGACGATGCGGGGTACACCGACATCCTCGACAGCGTCGCCGGCTGGCAGAAGGCGGGCTACTTCAACCCCGACTACTCGGCCGCCACGACCGACGACCTCGGCCGCGCTCTCGCCGAGGGCAAGACCGGCTTCGTCTTCGTGCAGAACTACCTCGCCGCCACCGCGCTCGGGTTCAACCCGAAGGCGAACATCGGCTACATGCCGATCCCGTCGAAGGCGGGCGAGCCGTTCCTGGTCGGCGGTGAGGGTCGCGCCTACGGCGTCGCCAAGGACGGGGCGCACAAGCAGCAGGCGCTGGACTACCTCGCCTTCCTCGCCGAGCCCGAGAACGAGTCCAAGCTCGCCAGTTCGATCGGCGGCATCCCGGGTCTGACCGACGCGACCAGCGACCTCGGCATTCTCACCGAGAGCTACGAGACCTTCGTGAAGCCCGGTGACTACCCGCTGATGCCCTACTTCGACCGGGTGTACCTGCCGAACGGCATCTGGGACACCATGGTCACCACGACGGACGGCGTGATCACCGGCCAGATGACGCCGGAGGACGCCACCAAGCAGATGAAGTCGACGTACGACTCGCTGCAGAAGTGATGACTGCCACCGCCTCTGTGACGGTGCGTAGACGCAAGCGGGGAGCCGGGGGGACTCCCCGCTTCGCGGGGCGCGGGCTCAACCTGCTGTACCTGCCCGCCGTCGCGGTGCTCGGCGTGTTCATGCTGTGGCCGTTGGTGAACGGCGTCATCCTGTCGCTCACGAACTGGGACGGATACAGTCCGGAGCGCTCGTTCGTGGGCGTGGCGAACTACCTGCGTCTGCTCCAGGACGAGAACTTCCGCACCGCGCTGTGGAACACGGTGATCTACGGCGTCGGGTCGACCGTGCTGCAGCAGATCATCGGTCTCGGCCTGGCGCTCGCGCTGGACCGGGCGATCCGCGGTCGCAACATCGCGAGGGCCATCATCTATCTGCCCGTCCTGGTCTCGCCGGTGGTCATGGGCACGATGTACTACCTGTTCTTCTCGTACAACTCGGGAGGGTTGAACGACCTCGTCATAGCGCTGGGAGGGGAGCGCACGGCCTGGCTGGCCGATCCCGGCCGGGCCGTGCTGCTCATCGTCATCGTCAACTCGCTGCAGTTCGTCGGCATCTCGATGGTGATCTACCTGGCAGGGCTGCAGTCCATCCCGACGATGTACTTCGAGGCGGCCACCCTCGACGGGGCATCCGCCTGGCAGTCGTTCCGGCACGTCACCGCGCCGATGCTGCAGCCCGCGTTCGCGACCAGCATCGTGCTGAACCTCATCGGCGGCCTGAAGCTCTTCGACGTCATCCAGGTGCTCACCGGTGGCGGCCCCGGGTACTCGACCAACTCGGTGTCGACGCTGATCGCGAAGATGTACTTCGACAACCAGAGCGCCGGGTACGCGTCGGCGATGGGGGTCGCCCTGTTCCTGCTCATCGCGGTGTTCACCCTGGTGCTGAACACGGTGCTCAACCGCAAGCGGCTGGAGCAGTTGTGAACGGGCGGATGTCGTGGGGAGCGCGGCTGGCGATCGGCATCGGGTTGCTGCTGGCCGTGCTGCTGCAGCTGCTGCCGTTCTACATCACCGTCACCTCGTCGTTGAAGGCGAAGAGCGACCTGTCGTCGCAGTGGGTGTTCCCGATCGGCGACTGGTACCTGCAGAACTTCCAGGTCGCCGTGCAGCAGGGGCACATCCTGCGCGCGATCGGCAACAGCGCCCTGGTCACCGTGGTGTCGACGGTGCTGGTGTGCGTCATCGGTGCGCTCGCCGCATATCCGCTCGCACGCCGAGCGACGGTCGGCAACCGCCTCGTGCTGGCCGGCATCGTCGGGCTGATCATGGTGCCGCCGCTGTCGATCCTGGTGCCGCTGTACTCGATGCTCGTCCAGATGAAGGGCGTCAACACCTACTGGGGCACGATCCTGGTGATGACCGCCCTGCAGCTGCCGCTGGCGATCTTCCTGTACACGGCGTTCATGCGCGGACTGCCCGTCTCGATCGAGGAGGCCGCGTCGGTCGACGGGGCGAACGCCGTGCAGGTGCTGTTCCGCATCGTGTTCCCGATGCTGAAGCCCGTGACGGCGACGGTGGTCATCCTGACCAGCGTGGCGGTCTGGAACGAGTACGCCCTGAGCGTGTTCCTGATGCGCAGTCCGGAGATGCGCACGATCGCGCCATCGATCGGCTCGTTCTTCGCGACGTCGTCGAGCGACCTGGGCGCCGACGGCGGCGGCATCCCTCATCTCGGTGCTGCCCGTGCTGGTGGTCTACCTGGTGCTGCAGCGCTACTTCATCAAGGGCATGGTGGCCGGTTCCGAGAAGTGATCCGCCGCATGCTAGACTGACTCTTTGTCTGCGCGCTCTCCTGGTGCGCGGTTCGTGTGCTGTGGGTCCCTGAGCTCGTCGAAGGGCCGGCATGCAGACAAGGGATCTTGGGTGAGACCGTCCGGTCTCACGGTATAGAAGGAGTCACAACATGGCAGCAGTGTGCCAGGTGACCGGTGCTGTTCCCGGCTTCGGTCACAACGTCTCGCACTCGCACCGCCGGACGAAGCGCCGCTTCGACCCGAACGTGCAGAAGAAGACCTACTTTGTTCCGTCGCTCGGCCGTAAGGTCACGCTGAACGTGTCCGCCAAGGGCATCAAGGTGATCGACGCCCGCGGCATCGACAAGGTCGTCGCGGACCTCCAGGCGAAGGGTGTGAAGCTCTAATGGCCAAGAAGGCACAGGACGTACGTCCGATCATCAAGCTCCGCTCGACGGCGGGCACCGGTTACACCTACGTGACCAAGAAGAACCGTCGCAACACCCCCGACCGCCTCGTGCTGAAGAAGTACGACCCGGTGGTCCGCAAGCACGTCGAATTCCGAGAGGAGCGTTGATCCATGGCTAAGAAGAGCAAGATCGCTCGCAACGAGCAGCGCAAGGTGATCGTCGATCGCTACGCCGAGCGTCGTGCCGAGCTGAAGAAGGCGCTCGTCTCGCCGAACTCCACCGATGAGCAGCGCGAGGCCGCCCGTGTCGGCCTGCAGAAGCTGCCGCGCAACGCCTCGCCGGTGCGCGTGCGCTCGCGCGACGTCATCGACGGCCGCCCCGCGGTGTCCTCACGAAGTTCGGCATCTCGCGTGTCCGCTTCCGTGACATGGCGCACCGTGGCGAGTTGCCCGGCGTGACCAAGTCGAGCTGGTAAGCACGGTCCCTGAGCTTGTCGAAGGGCTGAAGGGGCGAGGGTCTTCGGATCCTCGCCCCTTTCGCGTCTCCGGTTGCCTTTGGCTGGTGGATGCGCCCTCACCGCTATGCGCACGCCCGGGAGGATTTCGCGCAACAGGGAGGGCGCGGATGCCGCATTGCACCCTCCCTGGCAGGCGAAGTCCTCCCCGATGTGCGGTGGGGGTGAACGCGCCAGTCAGCCTGCTCGATGCTGTGCGGTCGATGCCCCGCACGCCCGGGAGGAGAACGCACACCGCGGAGGGTCGGATGCCGCAGCGCTTCCTCCCTGGCGTGTGAAGTCCTCCTGCGTGCGCGCGCGTTGCGGAGGAGCGGACGGCGCCAAGCTCTCGCAGCGGGGAACTCGTCCTACACAGCCGGAGTTCCACGCGAGTTCTCCACCTGCCGTGGAATTCCGGTGAAGCGGCTGCCCCAGGGTGGGACATCGTCGAACGCATGGATGTTGAGACCGAACTGAGATCGCGTGACGGTATCGCCTCGCTGACCGCGCTCCGCGAGACCGGCCTGAGTGACTATCAGCTTCGTCGCGCGAAGGAGGCCGGGCTGATCAAGACCGTTCGCCCCGGGTGGGTCTCGTCCACGGGGGCAGATCGCATGAAGGTCAAGGCCGTTCGCGCCGGCGTCGTGTTGAGCTGCGTGACGGTCCTCGCTCGGGAGGGCCTCTGGGTGCGCGATGCCTCGACGGTGCACGTGGCGGCCCCGCCGCATTCCGGGCACGTGCGGGCGGGCAACGCCGTCGTGCACTGGAACCGCCCGATCGTGCCGCGCGATCCGGACGCGTGCGAGGACAACCTGGTGAATGCGCTGGTCATCGCGGCATCCTGCCTGACGCCGGAGGACGCGGTGGCGGTGTGGGAATCGGCGATGAACAAACAGCGCGTGACGGCATCCGAGTTGTCGAGACTGCCACTGCCCGCGGCGGCGCGTGCCGTGCTTGAAGAGGCACGGCCGTTCGCCGATTCCGGGCTTGAGACGTTCCTGCCGAGGCGGCTGCGCTGGATGAACCTGCCGATGGTGCAGCAGGCGTGGATCCTCGGAAAGCCGGTCGATCTGCTGATCGGCGACCGGCTGATCATTCAGATCGATGGCGGCCATCATGTCGGCGAGCAGCGCACCAAGGACATCGAGTTCGACGCACTGCTGAAGCTGAACGGCTATCACGTGATCCGGGTGGGCTACGACCAGGTCATCAATCGCTGGCCGGAGGTTCAGGCGATGATCATGGCCGCCGTTGCGCAAGGGCTGCATCTCGCCGCATGAGGTGCGTTCTCCGCCCCGCCGTGCGCACGCTGGGGAGGAGAACACGCGCCGCGGAGGAACGGATGCTGCAGCCCTTCCTCCTGCGTGTGCGAAGTCCTCCCAGGTGCGCGGGGCTGGCGTCCCCGGACCGCGAAACCTGTGACGGATGTGACTGATGAGGTGCGACACGCCACCAAAATGGCCCGAAACCCGCGAAATGACGCGGAAAACACCACTCTGGTTGGTACTGTCGTCACGGTCGTACCGACCAACCGGGGGGCAGCCGCCTTCCGCACCACAACGAATGCGACGGATGTCGTCGCTGGAGGATGACATGGCTGACAAGTCCATCACCAAGACCGAGCTCGTCGCGAGCATCGCTTCCGCCACCGGTCAGAGCCAGGCCACCGTCTCGGGCGTTCTCGACGCGCTGTTCGGCTCGGTCTCCGAGGCCGTCGCCAAGGGCAGCAAGGTCTCGATCCCGGGCTGGATCTCGTTCGAGCAGGTCGACACCGCCGCTCGCACCGGCCGCAACCCGCAGACCGGCGCCGAGATCAAGATCCCGGCCGGCAAGCGCGTGAAGGTCACCGCCGGCTCGAAGCTCAAGGCCGCCGTCAAGTAAGCGCGTCTTCCGAAGGCCGCCGTCCCGAGTCGGGACGGCGGCCTTCGTGCGTCCGCAGACAGTCTTGGAGGCGACATCCGGGATGCGGCCGACAACTTAGGCTGGAAGGGTGAACTCCTACCGCCTCGCGGGCATCGCGACCCTCGTCCTCGCCGCGGCGGCGGCGCTGGTGGTCGCCCTCGTGTACGGCGGCGGCGCGGCAGAACTGGTCTTCGCCGACCCGGGTGCACTCGTCCGCTGGGCGCTGCCGGCCACGAAGATGCTCGGCAACCTCGCCGCGGCGGCCATGCTGGGCCCCCTGGTGCTCGCCCTGTTCGCCCTGAAGGCGGGCATGAAGAACTTCGAGCTCGCCGTGGACACGGCATCCATCGGAGCCGCGATCTTCACCGTCGCATCCGCCGCCGGTGCGTTCTTCACGTTCCTCGCCGCGTTCAACGCCAAGCTCAGCCTCGGTCCGCAGTTCGGCGAGCAGCTGGGCAGGTTCCTCATCGAGCTGCCGCTCGGTCAGGCCTGGCTCGTCACGGTGCTGATGGGCGCGGCCGTGACCGTGATCGCGTTCGCCTGGCGCGGCTGGACGGCCACGTTCTTCACCGCACTGCTGGCGGCGGCATCCTTCCTGCCCAACGCCACGCAGGGTCATTCCGGCGACCTGGCCGGGCACACGCTCGCGGTCAACGCGATCCTGCTGCACACGGTCGGCGCCGCGGCCTGGATCGGCGGACTGCTGCTGCTCGTCGTGCTGCGGGGCCGGG
It encodes:
- a CDS encoding Ig-like domain-containing protein; the protein is MSGDGGAPLTRAQLRAQREAADREAAERAGAEREAAERAAAERLAVEREAAEREAVRREAAERQAAEQEAAEREATERDAAQREAAHTAASAPASGPVQKPRPVPAPDAGAPAPVRRGPIRPEIMGRPAQRDEPEWPEFDLPAPSSDRSPARTFGLPARRGSALRPGTAGREPIRPEIMGPEPEASETEVSENEVIASETAEHDSVPPEAAELEVAEEAEAPEDAASAAESAAKPRWWRGSKSQAAAEAESGAAVTESFASDAVEAPLEAASTAEPARGARWWRSSRLQAPTEAASDPAPGPRRSPNPAPDPQAEARSDASPPGPRRSPTPDPAPLRSPSPAADSTSAARSEASVSGRRRSSTPDSVPGPRRSQNPDPSADDTVPPVPTPTTPVSRLEPIPWEPAAPPASDGSAYRRRRRLIIVLAAIVAVLVIAGAVFAFVFSQSLRVMGVDVDPARAIEASGTTLTFDTNHDLAAVEASQVAVEPAVPFTVHVDGSSLGIRFTDALDDKTEYSVTVQDAAAKGGSPTADLSTTFTTPESQIFLLQRSDKNDKIFRSDLSGENGVPVFTSSKIVDFRATPDALAVVVEDDDGSRLIVMDRKGEKQRDLKLPGDGFITSLQVSDRGGLVGYTYSDADVTETSGRASVLVTQPLDGSSGPSVVQVDGEDAGVSDWEFVPDSSKVLFVDFSNALTLDDRRGDAGSKDFGLVAELLGTTRDTAIIERTEGTFVELSLEDGTEAPLPATDPDYGLPSEIVPFNGGTLQHIVQRNDSGAPTGQAVIRVDREGAATPVLEVGDDSAIMQMCASPSGQYAAVTVAPDIADNPYDDLLLPLPTTLHTTLLDLRTGDQLVTLSGFDVSWCGSAPQP
- a CDS encoding DNA-3-methyladenine glycosylase, with the protein product MTSLRPATRADLIGLPADVAPLLLGAELITAVDGDEKVRLRITEVEAYHGKGTGPVPDPGSHARMGPTARNATMWGEPGHLYVYLSHGIHSCVNVVCGPEGEAGGVLLRAGEIVGGADAAAARSGRTGRDLARGPGRLGQAIGLRHALHDGIDAITGIPQNGATAVLLLGEPLEEIAAGPRVGVAGLAGTDAYPWRFWVPGDRTVSPFRWGRGAAEAAAARAGR
- a CDS encoding LacI family DNA-binding transcriptional regulator, which gives rise to MSDEHTSRARTVTRADVARYAGVSTAVVSYVLNDGPKSVAPLTRERVLDAVKVLGYRPNAAARALSKGSSDMFGMLVVDSRNPFFAQLCHALGEAAALQGRSLLIVNTDREHTTAADQIQDLTARQIGGLIIADLLTAAEQALVENLGIPVVLINQYAGAVGVPALGADFRDGARQAVEHLVGHGYHSIAFIGSASIFDDRERGWGDALTAAGLPLGARIHAPFSYEGGYQAGIELADAAERPRAAFAASDQVAVGLMAALHARGLRVPEDVAVASFDGTAAAEYAWPPLTTTAQPMAEMAQEAIRLLQAGDAAPGYRAFPTTLVVRRSCGCE
- a CDS encoding Gfo/Idh/MocA family protein — protein: MSFSLGIVGAGQFSGQFATLFHHHPDVSAVYVTDLIPARAEELVRTAGFAGTFTDFDEMLASPVDAVAIFTQRWTHGPLVVKALRAGKHVYSAVPMAISAEEIAAIIDTVRETGLTYMMGETSYYNPATVFARKKLADGAFGRLFYGEGDYVHDMDLGFYEAYQYSGGEDWKTTASYPPLLYPTHSIGGVLGAWPTHATAVSAVGVRDDRGDGVFDRDVSRFDNDFSNATALFELAAGGSMRINEFRRVGYPSHLRESRFRWFGTEGSFEQLALTTVWQTREGVEDISAQIDTHASLSPDDPSLAHVAPALRDAFVSGYAAVHDRERIPAEIRSLHNGHEGSHHFLVDDFVRAVVDGTLPPVNAWQAARFTLPGVIAHESARRGGERLTIPDLGDAPGASDVG
- a CDS encoding ABC transporter substrate-binding protein produces the protein MKSTLAGVAALAAIALVLTGCSGDGGSGDSGDSGGSAKLEMQTNFGATDPSLKVLTEITEKFEADHPDVKIELVPSTDTYEADMKVRLASGDVPDIWATHGWSLLRYSQFLEPLDTQPWAKNFNEALAPAMQNDKGQFFALPIDTDVAGIMYNRDVLKANGIDPASLKSWDDFDGALKTLKDAGIVPISSSGKDSWFAGNITDFIGSGDFTEKQFDGFKDGTFDDAGYTDILDSVAGWQKAGYFNPDYSAATTDDLGRALAEGKTGFVFVQNYLAATALGFNPKANIGYMPIPSKAGEPFLVGGEGRAYGVAKDGAHKQQALDYLAFLAEPENESKLASSIGGIPGLTDATSDLGILTESYETFVKPGDYPLMPYFDRVYLPNGIWDTMVTTTDGVITGQMTPEDATKQMKSTYDSLQK
- a CDS encoding carbohydrate ABC transporter permease; the protein is MTATASVTVRRRKRGAGGTPRFAGRGLNLLYLPAVAVLGVFMLWPLVNGVILSLTNWDGYSPERSFVGVANYLRLLQDENFRTALWNTVIYGVGSTVLQQIIGLGLALALDRAIRGRNIARAIIYLPVLVSPVVMGTMYYLFFSYNSGGLNDLVIALGGERTAWLADPGRAVLLIVIVNSLQFVGISMVIYLAGLQSIPTMYFEAATLDGASAWQSFRHVTAPMLQPAFATSIVLNLIGGLKLFDVIQVLTGGGPGYSTNSVSTLIAKMYFDNQSAGYASAMGVALFLLIAVFTLVLNTVLNRKRLEQL
- a CDS encoding carbohydrate ABC transporter permease, which gives rise to MSWGARLAIGIGLLLAVLLQLLPFYITVTSSLKAKSDLSSQWVFPIGDWYLQNFQVAVQQGHILRAIGNSALVTVVSTVLVCVIGALAAYPLARRATVGNRLVLAGIVGLIMVPPLSILVPLYSMLVQMKGVNTYWGTILVMTALQLPLAIFLYTAFMRGLPVSIEEAASVDGANAVQVLFRIVFPMLKPVTATVVILTSVAVWNEYALSVFLMRSPEMRTIAPSIGSFFATSSSDLGADGGGIPHLGAARAGGLPGAAALLHQGHGGRFREVIRRMLD
- the rpmB gene encoding 50S ribosomal protein L28, whose protein sequence is MAAVCQVTGAVPGFGHNVSHSHRRTKRRFDPNVQKKTYFVPSLGRKVTLNVSAKGIKVIDARGIDKVVADLQAKGVKL
- the rpmG gene encoding 50S ribosomal protein L33, translating into MAKKAQDVRPIIKLRSTAGTGYTYVTKKNRRNTPDRLVLKKYDPVVRKHVEFREER
- a CDS encoding endonuclease domain-containing protein — translated: MKVKAVRAGVVLSCVTVLAREGLWVRDASTVHVAAPPHSGHVRAGNAVVHWNRPIVPRDPDACEDNLVNALVIAASCLTPEDAVAVWESAMNKQRVTASELSRLPLPAAARAVLEEARPFADSGLETFLPRRLRWMNLPMVQQAWILGKPVDLLIGDRLIIQIDGGHHVGEQRTKDIEFDALLKLNGYHVIRVGYDQVINRWPEVQAMIMAAVAQGLHLAA
- a CDS encoding HU family DNA-binding protein, whose protein sequence is MADKSITKTELVASIASATGQSQATVSGVLDALFGSVSEAVAKGSKVSIPGWISFEQVDTAARTGRNPQTGAEIKIPAGKRVKVTAGSKLKAAVK